The following coding sequences are from one Arthrobacter sp. PvP023 window:
- a CDS encoding FAD/NAD(P)-binding domain-containing protein, which yields MGTSQIIRTVLIGAGPRGTSVLERLLANWRLGNPSASGPDGVAGLHIDVVDPYPAGPGHVWQPGQSRLYLMNTQSFYPTVIPEDPELAAPVAGWTFDQWREARQDSPDASLTEDEQAELSALGSRDFPSRALYGRYLSSTLDELLAHLPQGVTVQFHRTTATSVRHAGNGMFDVELGDGGPLTAGSVVLALGHLESRLNAEQRELQAGAGQLGLLYLPPAVPADVDWAAVPAGQPVLVRGMGLNFFDVMGQLTEGRGGKFVATEGDGTAFPGQGRAGLEYIPSGDEPLIIAASRRGTPYRAKANLAGYYPSGVTLRYCTEAAVGRFAAAGITPGFDHDLWPLLQRDALWAYYSTLVRTRPDAVTEPDAFLALLQETMRPHAHSVSHWEAEADALVAKHVAPDQRLNLPGLAAPLAGRSFASQAEVDAAVVEYLLDDARRSVLGEDDPVKMAIGALHHGRAVLKTAVADGGITDESWVAGLRGWFESFVEGLASGPPAIRAEQLAALARAGVVSFVGPDPKFSLDRAAGTFSAASPWVKDGKVRARAMIEALAPANRVSVNVSPVLEQLLADGLVRPRLMMTAEGAPVETSGLDVSPHPYRPVGANGSVTEGLYVLGLQLSAAQWGTAIAAEARPQTGPVYRSGQRTLRDADEIARHILGL from the coding sequence GTGGGCACATCGCAAATCATCCGGACGGTACTAATAGGGGCCGGACCCCGCGGCACCAGTGTCCTGGAGCGCCTCCTGGCCAACTGGCGGCTCGGGAACCCCTCCGCTTCCGGACCCGACGGCGTTGCGGGCCTCCACATTGACGTAGTGGATCCCTACCCGGCGGGGCCGGGCCACGTGTGGCAGCCCGGCCAGTCCCGGCTGTACCTGATGAACACCCAGTCGTTCTATCCCACGGTCATTCCCGAAGACCCTGAACTGGCTGCACCGGTGGCCGGCTGGACCTTCGACCAGTGGCGGGAAGCCCGGCAGGACAGTCCGGACGCATCGCTGACGGAGGACGAGCAGGCAGAACTTTCCGCCCTCGGGTCCCGGGATTTCCCGAGCCGTGCGCTGTACGGGCGTTACCTCAGCTCCACGTTGGACGAGCTGCTCGCGCACCTGCCGCAGGGCGTCACCGTGCAGTTCCACCGCACTACCGCCACGTCCGTCCGGCATGCCGGAAACGGAATGTTCGACGTCGAACTTGGGGACGGCGGGCCGCTCACCGCCGGTTCCGTGGTGCTTGCCCTGGGTCACCTCGAGTCCCGGCTCAACGCCGAACAGCGCGAACTGCAGGCGGGTGCCGGCCAGCTGGGACTCCTGTACCTGCCGCCGGCGGTGCCCGCCGACGTCGACTGGGCCGCGGTGCCGGCCGGCCAGCCGGTGCTGGTCCGGGGCATGGGCCTGAACTTTTTTGACGTCATGGGCCAGCTGACCGAGGGCCGCGGCGGGAAGTTCGTGGCAACGGAGGGCGACGGCACTGCGTTTCCAGGGCAGGGGAGGGCCGGGCTGGAGTACATCCCGTCCGGTGACGAGCCGCTGATCATTGCGGCGTCCCGGCGCGGGACACCGTACCGCGCCAAGGCCAATCTGGCGGGGTATTACCCGTCCGGTGTGACGCTGCGGTACTGCACCGAAGCCGCCGTCGGACGGTTCGCTGCAGCCGGAATCACCCCCGGCTTCGACCACGACCTCTGGCCGCTCCTGCAGCGCGACGCGCTCTGGGCCTATTACTCCACCCTGGTCCGGACCCGTCCGGACGCCGTCACCGAGCCGGACGCGTTCCTGGCCCTGCTCCAGGAGACGATGCGTCCCCACGCCCACAGCGTTTCCCACTGGGAAGCCGAAGCGGACGCCCTGGTCGCCAAGCACGTGGCGCCGGACCAGCGCCTGAACCTGCCGGGCCTGGCGGCGCCCCTGGCCGGGCGCAGCTTCGCCTCTCAAGCGGAAGTGGATGCCGCCGTCGTCGAATACCTGCTCGACGACGCCCGACGCTCGGTGCTGGGGGAGGACGACCCCGTGAAGATGGCCATCGGGGCGCTGCACCACGGGAGGGCGGTGCTGAAAACGGCGGTGGCCGACGGCGGCATCACCGACGAGTCCTGGGTCGCCGGACTGCGGGGCTGGTTTGAGTCGTTCGTCGAGGGACTGGCCAGCGGCCCACCGGCCATCCGGGCGGAGCAGCTTGCGGCGCTTGCCCGGGCCGGAGTGGTGAGTTTCGTGGGACCGGACCCAAAGTTTTCACTGGACCGCGCCGCCGGCACGTTCAGTGCTGCCTCGCCGTGGGTCAAGGACGGAAAGGTCCGCGCCCGCGCCATGATCGAGGCCCTTGCTCCCGCCAACCGGGTTTCAGTCAATGTGTCGCCGGTGCTGGAGCAGCTCCTGGCCGACGGCCTGGTGCGGCCCCGGCTGATGATGACGGCGGAGGGGGCTCCGGTGGAGACTTCAGGCCTGGACGTCAGCCCCCACCCCTACCGGCCGGTGGGCGCCAACGGATCCGTCACCGAAGGGCTGTATGTCCTGGGCCTGCAGCTGTCCGCAGCGCAGTGGGGCACGGCCATCGCTGCGGAGGCGCGGCCTCAGACGGGGCCGGTGTATCGCAGCGGCCAGCGGACGCTCCGCGACGCCGACGAAATAGCCCGCCACATCCTCGGCCTCTGA
- a CDS encoding prolyl oligopeptidase family protein yields the protein MTTTAADHPPVSGAPSAAAKAPEPTDENIWLEEIYGEEPLAWVREQNARTEDLLEDADYARLESRILEVLDSTDKIAMVGKHGDWYYNFWRDGQNPKGLWRRTSWESYKSGQPEWDVLLDVDALAAAEGEEWVFHGANFLRPAPGEPHRLALLALSPDGGDANRYREFDVESRTFVDPASGGFDLPTAKGNASWLDRDTLLVSTTAEGMPKTSSSYARTAVKLARGGSLPAAERMFDIPEDHMMALVAHDSTPGYERTFAMDWISFFNKRTSVLRDGQWVVIDAPTDVNLSVHREWLLFRPQGDWAIGDTTYPAGSLLAAKFEDYLAGSRELVVLFTPDAHTSLQSWSWTRNFLLLNLLRDVSSEIRVLDPERPGTDSAWASSLLDACPPLHDVNAFAVDDEDDSVEVEEHDDGTGGNVPVPEGEAPGAGNDFWLVATGFTTPSTLTRGTLRRSGDGDVVSTHEVVRTSPSYFDEAAYEVQQHFAMSEDGTRVPYFQVASKDLVLDGQNPTQLSGYGGFEVSRTPAYSGAIGRAWLERRTDAPDAGQGAAGSAGSAGDGAGSPTHTRGGVYVVANIRGGGEYGPSWHRAALQENRHRAFEDFAAVARDLISRGVTSRERLGCVGGSNGGLLVGNMLTRYPELFGAVSCGVPLLDMRRYTKLSAGHSWIAEYGDPDVAKDWEFIRTFSPYHLLRDGVDYPETFIWTATSDDRVGPVQARKMAARMQAMGIPNVWFHEALEGGHAGASDNRQAAALQSRSQHFLWRSLAGRSGS from the coding sequence ATGACCACCACAGCAGCTGATCACCCGCCCGTCTCCGGCGCCCCTTCCGCCGCCGCGAAAGCACCCGAACCGACCGACGAAAACATCTGGCTTGAGGAGATCTACGGCGAGGAACCGCTGGCCTGGGTCCGCGAACAGAACGCCCGCACCGAGGACCTGCTCGAAGACGCCGACTACGCGAGGCTCGAAAGCCGCATCCTGGAGGTGCTGGACTCAACGGACAAGATCGCCATGGTGGGCAAGCACGGCGACTGGTACTACAACTTCTGGCGGGACGGGCAGAACCCCAAGGGGCTGTGGCGCAGGACGTCCTGGGAGAGCTACAAGAGCGGGCAGCCCGAATGGGACGTTCTCCTGGACGTCGACGCGCTGGCCGCTGCCGAAGGCGAGGAGTGGGTTTTCCACGGCGCCAACTTCCTCCGTCCTGCTCCCGGCGAACCGCACCGGCTGGCTCTGCTGGCGCTCTCCCCCGACGGCGGGGACGCCAACCGCTACCGGGAGTTCGACGTCGAGAGCCGGACGTTCGTGGACCCCGCGTCGGGAGGATTCGACCTGCCCACAGCGAAGGGCAATGCTTCCTGGCTGGACCGGGACACGCTGCTGGTGTCCACCACCGCGGAAGGCATGCCCAAGACCTCCTCGTCCTACGCCCGCACCGCCGTGAAGCTGGCCCGCGGCGGGTCGCTCCCGGCAGCCGAGCGGATGTTCGACATCCCCGAAGACCACATGATGGCCCTGGTGGCCCATGACTCCACCCCGGGGTACGAGCGGACCTTCGCGATGGACTGGATCAGCTTCTTCAACAAGAGGACGTCCGTGCTGCGCGACGGGCAGTGGGTCGTGATCGACGCCCCCACCGACGTGAACCTGAGCGTGCACCGCGAGTGGCTGCTGTTCCGGCCGCAGGGCGACTGGGCCATCGGGGACACGACGTACCCCGCCGGCTCGCTTCTCGCCGCGAAGTTCGAGGACTACCTTGCCGGCAGCCGCGAACTCGTTGTCCTGTTCACACCGGATGCGCACACCTCGCTGCAGTCCTGGAGCTGGACCCGCAACTTCCTCCTCCTGAACCTCCTGCGGGACGTGTCCTCGGAGATCCGCGTCCTCGATCCGGAGCGGCCGGGGACTGATTCCGCCTGGGCATCCAGCCTCCTGGACGCGTGCCCTCCGCTGCACGACGTCAACGCCTTCGCCGTTGACGACGAGGACGACAGCGTCGAGGTTGAGGAGCACGACGACGGTACAGGCGGCAACGTGCCCGTGCCGGAAGGCGAGGCGCCCGGCGCTGGAAACGACTTCTGGCTCGTTGCCACCGGCTTCACCACGCCGAGCACGCTCACACGGGGAACCCTGCGCCGCAGCGGCGACGGGGACGTGGTCAGCACCCACGAGGTGGTCCGTACCTCGCCGTCCTACTTTGACGAGGCGGCGTACGAGGTCCAGCAGCACTTCGCCATGTCGGAAGACGGTACCCGGGTCCCGTACTTCCAGGTGGCGTCCAAGGACCTGGTGCTCGACGGCCAGAACCCCACGCAGCTGTCCGGCTACGGCGGCTTCGAAGTCTCCCGCACTCCCGCTTACAGCGGCGCGATCGGCCGGGCCTGGCTGGAACGCAGGACGGACGCACCGGACGCAGGCCAGGGCGCCGCTGGATCCGCCGGCTCCGCCGGCGATGGCGCCGGCAGCCCGACGCACACCCGCGGCGGGGTATACGTGGTGGCAAATATCCGCGGCGGCGGCGAATACGGCCCCTCCTGGCACCGGGCAGCGCTGCAGGAAAACCGCCACCGCGCCTTCGAGGACTTTGCGGCCGTGGCCCGGGATCTGATCTCCCGGGGAGTCACTTCCAGGGAACGCCTTGGCTGCGTGGGGGGCTCCAACGGCGGGCTGCTGGTGGGCAACATGCTGACCCGGTACCCGGAACTGTTCGGTGCCGTGTCCTGCGGTGTGCCGCTACTCGACATGCGCCGCTACACCAAGTTGTCCGCAGGCCACTCCTGGATCGCCGAATACGGGGACCCGGACGTGGCCAAGGACTGGGAGTTCATCCGGACCTTCTCGCCCTACCACCTCCTCCGCGACGGGGTGGACTACCCCGAAACCTTCATCTGGACTGCAACCTCCGATGACCGGGTTGGTCCGGTGCAGGCACGCAAGATGGCTGCACGCATGCAGGCCATGGGCATCCCCAATGTGTGGTTCCACGAGGCCCTGGAGGGCGGACACGCCGGCGCTTCCGATAACCGCCAGGCGGCCGCACTGCAGAGCCGGAGCCAGCATTTCCTGTGGCGTTCCCTGGCCGGCCGCTCCGGCAGCTAG